One stretch of Cryomorphaceae bacterium 1068 DNA includes these proteins:
- a CDS encoding S41 family peptidase, whose amino-acid sequence MKSQLIYSTFFWSVAFVFLFQCSPFDCLAQKSKEVKSILDEIISHAEESSLYRDGVDWNSVKQEMYALAEEADSISQLKPALELMLNELNDTHGRVFHNNQYLAYHTGNRPSRPDGFDWDVYTDIQSAQVYPFIAENLENEIGYVRIVGLPMGDNQKMSNDIQDAVCEIIKNGATKWIIDLRYNGGGNMFPMVEGLTSIIGDGPVGGTKGVTEEESSVWKIEDGDFYYDEQNVAIDNRCPLEELPKIAVLTSSYTASSGEALAVILKGRPDTRFFGNNSYGMITATDYHPIDKSTVMSISVSYYKDRSGKVYTTNVDVDEEIRFVPAASLPSDLAVAAAKNWLIR is encoded by the coding sequence ATGAAAAGTCAGTTAATATATTCTACTTTTTTTTGGTCAGTCGCCTTCGTATTTCTATTCCAATGCTCACCGTTCGATTGCCTCGCTCAAAAATCAAAGGAAGTCAAATCTATACTAGACGAAATAATTTCCCATGCTGAAGAGTCATCGCTTTACCGCGATGGTGTAGACTGGAATTCTGTCAAGCAGGAAATGTATGCTTTAGCGGAAGAAGCCGACTCAATTTCGCAATTAAAACCAGCGTTGGAATTAATGCTCAACGAACTCAACGACACCCATGGTCGTGTTTTTCACAACAACCAATACCTGGCTTATCACACAGGCAATCGACCATCGAGGCCCGACGGTTTTGACTGGGATGTATACACGGACATTCAATCTGCTCAGGTCTATCCATTTATCGCCGAGAATCTAGAGAACGAAATTGGATATGTACGTATCGTCGGTCTGCCCATGGGCGACAATCAAAAAATGTCAAATGATATCCAAGATGCTGTTTGTGAGATAATTAAAAATGGCGCTACCAAATGGATCATCGATTTGCGATACAATGGCGGTGGCAATATGTTTCCGATGGTAGAAGGTCTCACCTCGATAATCGGTGATGGGCCAGTAGGTGGCACCAAGGGTGTCACTGAAGAGGAAAGCTCTGTCTGGAAAATTGAAGATGGAGATTTCTACTACGACGAACAAAATGTAGCAATTGACAATAGATGTCCGCTGGAAGAGCTACCAAAAATCGCGGTTTTGACGAGCAGCTATACAGCAAGTTCAGGAGAAGCCCTAGCGGTTATTTTGAAAGGACGTCCTGATACCCGTTTTTTCGGAAACAACAGCTATGGCATGATCACCGCAACGGATTATCATCCTATAGATAAGTCGACTGTGATGAGTATTTCGGTGAGTTATTACAAAGATCGAAGTGGAAAAGTCTATACCACCAATGTTGATGTGGATGAAGAAATTCGATTCGTCCCTGCAGCTAGTTTACCTAGTGATTTGGCAGTGGCAGCTGCTAAAAATTGGCTAATAAGATAG
- a CDS encoding Crp/Fnr family transcriptional regulator → MTELEKYINSHLGIAQCDVAKAASLFKPSKLEKGQYFARIGERCERLSFVQSGFVRVFAYTDSKEVTQWISSKGYFIADLSSLIFGTQSRWNIQAITDVELFTIEGEDYKNLATVVPNWPAMEKQFISSCFITLENRVFNHLSLSAEERYDQLYTFNKDLFQHVPQQYLASMLGMTPETFSRIRAKKVS, encoded by the coding sequence TTGACAGAACTTGAAAAATACATCAACTCACATCTGGGCATAGCGCAATGCGATGTAGCTAAGGCCGCTTCCCTTTTCAAACCTTCCAAATTAGAAAAGGGGCAATACTTTGCCCGAATTGGCGAACGTTGTGAGCGCCTTAGTTTTGTCCAGTCCGGATTCGTTCGCGTTTTTGCTTATACCGATTCAAAAGAGGTCACGCAATGGATATCTTCCAAAGGCTATTTTATTGCCGATCTTTCTAGTTTGATTTTTGGGACTCAATCGCGGTGGAACATTCAAGCCATAACTGATGTAGAATTGTTCACCATAGAAGGAGAAGACTACAAAAACCTGGCTACCGTAGTTCCCAACTGGCCTGCTATGGAAAAGCAGTTTATTTCGTCCTGTTTTATCACCTTGGAAAACAGAGTTTTCAATCATCTTTCTCTTAGCGCAGAGGAACGCTATGATCAGCTTTACACCTTCAATAAGGACTTGTTTCAGCATGTCCCACAGCAATATCTCGCTTCGATGCTGGGAATGACGCCCGAAACATTCAGTAGAATACGCGCCAAAAAGGTTTCTTGA
- a CDS encoding SRPBCC domain-containing protein, which translates to MAKELFTSIQIKASKELVWKVLTDFDKYPEWNPLITSLKGEVAAGKRITAKVAGTTFKPEVLVFEENIELKWLGHLWIKGLFDGEHRFLLTENKDGVCFEQSEKFGGILVPLFAKSLDGKIKTGFEEMNIALKRRVEEIQGQ; encoded by the coding sequence ATGGCAAAAGAACTATTCACATCGATTCAAATCAAAGCCAGCAAGGAGCTGGTTTGGAAAGTATTAACTGATTTTGACAAGTATCCCGAATGGAACCCATTGATCACCTCACTTAAAGGAGAAGTCGCGGCAGGAAAAAGGATAACGGCCAAGGTTGCCGGAACGACTTTCAAACCCGAAGTGCTCGTTTTCGAAGAGAATATAGAGCTCAAATGGCTCGGACACCTTTGGATCAAAGGACTCTTTGACGGGGAGCACCGCTTCCTTTTAACTGAAAACAAAGACGGTGTATGCTTTGAGCAAAGCGAAAAGTTCGGTGGCATACTCGTTCCGCTTTTCGCGAAAAGTCTAGATGGGAAAATCAAAACTGGTTTCGAAGAAATGAATATTGCACTCAAAAGAAGAGTAGAAGAAATCCAAGGACAGTAG
- a CDS encoding zinc ribbon domain-containing protein YjdM: MSDESIPCPECKSPYGYPTGTGLMACPECGHEWNPEELAEESLVKDSNGNVLNDGDSVIVIKQLPVKGSSSPIKVGTKVKNIKLVEGDHNIACKIDGFGAMGLKSEFVRKA, from the coding sequence ATGTCCGACGAATCGATCCCTTGCCCAGAATGTAAATCACCCTATGGTTACCCTACTGGAACAGGCCTTATGGCTTGCCCGGAATGCGGTCATGAGTGGAACCCTGAAGAACTAGCCGAGGAAAGTTTGGTGAAAGATTCCAATGGAAATGTTCTCAACGACGGTGATTCTGTCATTGTAATTAAACAACTGCCGGTAAAAGGCTCTTCTTCGCCAATCAAAGTTGGAACCAAGGTCAAGAACATCAAACTGGTAGAGGGCGACCACAATATCGCTTGTAAGATCGATGGATTTGGAGCGATGGGACTGAAGTCCGAGTTTGTGCGGAAGGCCTAA
- a CDS encoding S9 family peptidase, whose translation MSCGTEQKEQSAEKEMKAPIAKKVAEELTTHGDTRIDNYFWMRLSDEQKEAETPDAQTQDVLDYLNEENAYTKAMLKHTEPLQDKLFNEIKSRIKEDDQSVPVSTNGYSYYSRYELGGDYALYCRKALTEGAEEEILLNGNEMGKDKSYFAIGGYEVSEDNKMMAYSTDYVSRREYTIHIKNLETGEILSDEIAETTGGITWANDNKTIFYTKQDPVTLRSYRIYKHKLGTDISEDELVYEEKDDTFGTFIYKTKSRKYLIIGSYQTMSNEYRFLDADTPDGEWTMIQPRVRGLEYGVDHFGDDFYIVCNENAKNFKLVKAPVSNPGKENWKDIIPHRADVLLEGIDIFKNHLVVTERKQGLINLRVMPWNGSEEHYIEFNDPTYTAYTTGNPEFETETLRFGYTSMTTPRTTYDYNMVTKEREILKQQEVLGGEFDAANYVSERLMAPARDGKMVPISVVYKKGYEKNGKAPLLLYAYGSYGATMDPTFSSVRLSLLDRGFAFAIAHIRGGQDLGREWYEDGKLLNKKNTFTDFIDCGQFLIDEQFTNADHLYAQGGSAGGLLMGAIANMAPDMWNGVIAQVPFVDVISTMLDESIPLTTGEFDEWGNPKDAEYYTYIKSYSPYDNVEAKDYPNMLVTTGYWDSQVQYWEPAKWVAKLRELKTDDNLLVMDCNMKVGHGGASGRFDRYKEIALEYAFVLDLEGLKE comes from the coding sequence ATGAGTTGTGGAACTGAACAAAAAGAACAAAGCGCCGAAAAGGAAATGAAAGCACCGATAGCCAAAAAAGTAGCAGAAGAATTGACGACCCACGGCGACACTCGAATTGACAACTATTTCTGGATGCGTTTGAGTGATGAGCAGAAAGAAGCAGAAACGCCGGATGCCCAAACTCAGGATGTGTTGGACTACCTGAATGAGGAGAATGCTTATACCAAAGCGATGCTCAAGCATACCGAGCCACTTCAGGACAAGCTCTTCAATGAAATCAAATCCAGAATAAAAGAAGACGATCAGTCTGTCCCTGTTTCCACGAATGGCTACAGCTACTACTCCCGCTACGAATTAGGTGGCGACTATGCGCTTTATTGCCGAAAGGCCTTAACCGAAGGAGCTGAAGAAGAGATCTTGCTCAACGGAAACGAAATGGGCAAGGACAAAAGCTACTTTGCCATAGGCGGATATGAAGTGAGCGAAGACAATAAGATGATGGCTTACAGCACTGATTATGTATCACGAAGAGAATACACGATACACATCAAAAATCTCGAGACAGGTGAAATCCTTTCGGACGAAATAGCCGAAACCACTGGCGGAATCACTTGGGCGAATGACAATAAGACCATTTTCTACACGAAGCAAGACCCGGTAACGCTGCGTTCTTATCGGATTTACAAACACAAATTAGGTACCGACATCTCCGAAGACGAGCTGGTTTACGAGGAGAAAGATGACACCTTTGGAACGTTTATCTACAAGACCAAATCAAGGAAATACCTTATCATAGGATCTTATCAAACGATGAGCAATGAGTACCGTTTCCTCGATGCCGATACTCCCGATGGGGAGTGGACTATGATTCAACCACGAGTTCGTGGATTGGAATACGGTGTGGATCATTTTGGGGACGACTTCTACATTGTATGCAACGAGAATGCGAAGAACTTCAAGCTTGTAAAAGCACCTGTTTCAAACCCGGGCAAAGAGAATTGGAAAGATATCATCCCTCATCGAGCGGATGTTTTGCTCGAGGGAATCGACATTTTCAAGAACCACCTTGTGGTGACCGAGCGCAAGCAAGGGTTGATCAACCTTCGGGTGATGCCTTGGAACGGAAGTGAAGAGCACTACATCGAATTCAACGATCCGACTTATACCGCTTACACCACCGGAAACCCTGAGTTTGAAACGGAAACACTTCGTTTTGGCTACACCTCCATGACCACTCCGAGAACGACCTACGATTACAATATGGTGACCAAGGAGAGGGAAATCTTGAAACAACAAGAAGTTCTGGGCGGTGAGTTTGATGCCGCGAACTACGTTTCTGAAAGATTGATGGCGCCTGCTCGCGATGGCAAAATGGTTCCAATCTCAGTAGTTTACAAGAAAGGATACGAGAAAAACGGCAAGGCTCCTCTCCTGCTTTATGCTTACGGATCATACGGTGCCACAATGGATCCAACGTTCAGTTCCGTGCGCCTTAGTTTGCTCGATCGCGGATTTGCTTTTGCCATCGCGCACATTCGCGGAGGCCAAGATTTAGGTCGCGAGTGGTACGAAGACGGAAAACTTCTGAACAAGAAGAACACATTCACGGATTTCATTGACTGCGGACAATTCTTAATTGATGAGCAGTTCACCAATGCTGATCACCTCTACGCGCAAGGTGGAAGTGCAGGAGGATTGCTGATGGGTGCCATCGCTAACATGGCTCCCGATATGTGGAATGGTGTGATTGCTCAAGTTCCTTTCGTCGATGTGATTTCTACTATGCTTGATGAGTCTATTCCTCTAACTACAGGAGAATTTGACGAATGGGGAAATCCAAAAGATGCCGAGTATTATACCTACATCAAGTCTTATTCTCCTTACGATAATGTAGAAGCAAAGGATTATCCAAACATGCTGGTAACGACCGGATATTGGGACAGCCAAGTGCAGTATTGGGAACCCGCAAAATGGGTAGCCAAGCTAAGAGAGCTAAAAACGGATGACAATCTTCTCGTCATGGACTGCAACATGAAAGTAGGACATGGCGGAGCTTCAGGACGATTTGATCGCTACAAAGAAATCGCTTTGGAGTATGCTTTCGTTTTGGATCTGGAAGGGCTTAAGGAGTAA
- a CDS encoding DUF2183 domain-containing protein — MFLFSKKSNPIVIRPYGGYANDARFFAKARVLEDKGIEHLETDGMLRTLRNFYKRMGSDEKKGMQVEVSWNGGHKELVSDREGYINLNAAHGLGSLPSSNDWLDLEFKLSDEQADHPFSTKILQPGKSAEFALISDIDDTIIHTGVASRLKWRLLVNSLVKNPFIRRPLLGVRDFYQALHEGKSGKPTNPVFYVSNSPWNLFGYLNTFLNYHAFPKGPLILRDIGVKPMEHTEHGGKYGRVREIIDAFPDMKFVLSGDSAEADTDIYLQLAREYPDQIHSIFIRTVKHKKRMRRVKALIEANQDVNVRLISHSSEGLAFAKELDLL, encoded by the coding sequence GTGTTTTTATTTTCTAAAAAGAGCAACCCCATTGTTATTCGTCCTTACGGAGGTTACGCCAATGATGCTCGATTTTTCGCGAAAGCGAGAGTACTCGAAGACAAGGGAATAGAGCATTTGGAAACTGATGGAATGCTGAGAACGCTCAGGAACTTCTACAAGAGAATGGGTAGCGATGAGAAGAAGGGAATGCAGGTAGAAGTAAGCTGGAACGGTGGGCACAAGGAGCTTGTGTCAGACAGAGAAGGGTATATCAATCTCAATGCAGCGCACGGATTGGGCAGCTTACCATCATCAAATGATTGGCTTGATTTGGAATTTAAGTTAAGCGATGAGCAAGCTGATCATCCGTTTTCAACTAAAATATTACAGCCAGGGAAATCGGCAGAGTTTGCATTGATCTCCGACATAGACGACACGATCATCCACACCGGCGTGGCCTCGCGACTGAAGTGGCGACTTTTGGTGAACTCCCTGGTGAAGAACCCATTTATTCGAAGACCCTTGCTAGGCGTTCGCGATTTCTACCAGGCTCTCCACGAAGGGAAGTCAGGTAAGCCAACGAACCCGGTATTCTACGTTTCAAATAGCCCTTGGAATTTGTTCGGCTACCTCAATACTTTTCTGAATTATCACGCATTTCCGAAAGGCCCGCTCATCCTTCGGGATATCGGTGTAAAGCCGATGGAACACACCGAACACGGTGGTAAATATGGCAGAGTAAGAGAAATCATCGATGCCTTTCCCGACATGAAGTTTGTCCTTTCAGGCGATTCTGCGGAAGCGGATACGGATATCTACCTGCAGCTAGCACGAGAATACCCCGATCAAATCCACAGTATTTTCATCCGAACGGTAAAACACAAGAAGCGCATGAGAAGAGTCAAAGCCTTGATAGAGGCGAACCAAGACGTAAATGTTCGATTGATCAGCCATTCATCAGAGGGCCTGGCTTTCGCCAAAGAATTAGATCTCCTTTAG
- a CDS encoding pseudouridine synthase: MTDSLKADSGSAGQFRHFVLHKPHGYLSQLINNQERRKNKRLLGELFDFPPGTMSIGRLDEKSEGLLLLTTNGKVSKLISSNKFEKEYYVQVDGVIDQTAVDRLKVGVKITVKKEPYVTTPCEARILKEIPSFLGESNHVRDDRHGPTSWISVTLTEGKFRQVRKMTAAVGFPTLRLVRIRIGSTWLKGLQVGEVKEVDQFKL; encoded by the coding sequence TTGACGGATTCACTAAAAGCAGACTCAGGCTCGGCAGGTCAATTCCGTCATTTCGTTTTGCACAAACCTCATGGCTATTTGTCTCAATTGATCAATAACCAAGAACGCAGGAAAAACAAACGCTTATTAGGAGAGCTATTCGATTTTCCACCCGGCACAATGTCCATTGGCAGGCTCGACGAAAAGTCGGAGGGACTATTGCTTCTCACCACGAATGGCAAGGTGAGTAAGCTGATTAGTAGCAACAAGTTTGAGAAAGAGTATTACGTGCAGGTGGATGGGGTAATTGATCAAACGGCAGTTGACCGTTTAAAAGTAGGAGTGAAGATCACAGTTAAGAAGGAGCCATACGTTACCACACCTTGTGAAGCGAGAATATTGAAAGAAATACCCTCATTTCTAGGCGAATCCAATCATGTGCGCGATGATCGGCACGGGCCTACCTCTTGGATTTCTGTCACACTTACTGAAGGCAAGTTCAGGCAGGTACGCAAGATGACCGCTGCCGTGGGTTTCCCAACATTGCGTTTGGTTCGAATAAGAATAGGATCCACATGGCTCAAAGGTCTTCAGGTAGGGGAAGTAAAAGAAGTAGATCAGTTCAAACTTTAG
- a CDS encoding pyridoxamine 5'-phosphate oxidase family protein, with protein MGKVIEAHHDLETVRRLCIGQLARGVQKKNHPFREVAMATVDGVPNIRMVILRKLKQDPLSILVYTDNRSGKIAELKANPHASFLFWHPTSKFQLKLKTKVVIHQNDKMAAQHYHSIGERGRESYNTVKAPGSAINAEKNPYSELKEKFDDSEFCVLECNVMEMEALQLSREGHIRAHFNIKDNESNFIVP; from the coding sequence ATGGGAAAGGTAATTGAAGCCCACCACGACTTAGAAACGGTACGCAGGCTCTGCATCGGACAGCTGGCGAGAGGCGTCCAAAAGAAAAACCATCCATTTCGAGAGGTGGCAATGGCTACGGTGGATGGTGTGCCGAATATCCGAATGGTGATTTTGAGAAAACTGAAGCAAGATCCATTGTCAATATTGGTTTACACGGATAATCGATCAGGTAAAATTGCTGAACTGAAAGCCAACCCGCATGCTTCATTCCTGTTTTGGCATCCAACTTCCAAATTTCAGCTCAAGCTGAAAACCAAGGTGGTCATTCACCAAAACGATAAAATGGCAGCTCAACATTACCATTCAATAGGAGAGAGAGGAAGAGAATCCTACAATACGGTTAAAGCACCTGGCTCCGCAATCAACGCAGAGAAAAATCCCTACTCAGAGTTAAAAGAGAAGTTTGACGACAGTGAATTCTGCGTATTGGAATGCAACGTAATGGAAATGGAGGCGCTTCAATTAAGTCGTGAAGGGCATATTCGAGCTCACTTTAACATTAAGGATAATGAGTCGAACTTCATTGTTCCTTAG
- a CDS encoding sterol desaturase family protein, which produces MDKMLLFFETMPTWQKLAWVIGCIGVCWLAEGVYPLVSHGYKKWKHAKVNLIFLSTTLVINVLFGILTVGVFSWTQQHEFGLLFLFDFPLWVNLIISLLAFDLVAQYFVHFLLHKVSFMWRFHMVHHSDTEVDVTSGTRHHPGDYMFRELFSLLAALIIGAPLSFYLMYRIITVFFTYTTHANITVPSWVDNTIGLVFVTPNMHKFHHHFERPWTDSNYGNIFSIWDRIFGTLVIGDPKQVKYGLDVLDDSTSGDLGYQFKVPFNKKIKTDY; this is translated from the coding sequence ATGGATAAGATGCTGTTGTTTTTTGAAACGATGCCGACTTGGCAAAAGCTGGCTTGGGTAATCGGTTGTATCGGTGTATGTTGGCTCGCTGAAGGAGTTTACCCGCTTGTTTCGCACGGCTACAAAAAATGGAAGCATGCTAAGGTTAATCTCATTTTCCTTTCCACTACTTTGGTCATCAACGTGCTTTTCGGTATTTTGACTGTTGGTGTCTTTAGCTGGACACAGCAACACGAGTTCGGCCTTCTGTTTCTATTTGATTTTCCGCTTTGGGTCAACCTTATTATTTCCTTGTTGGCGTTTGACTTAGTTGCTCAATATTTTGTTCATTTCCTTCTTCACAAAGTCAGTTTCATGTGGCGGTTTCACATGGTACACCATAGTGATACGGAGGTGGATGTAACGAGCGGCACGCGTCATCACCCGGGAGACTATATGTTCAGGGAGTTGTTTTCACTACTTGCGGCCTTAATCATAGGCGCACCCCTCTCCTTTTACCTGATGTACAGGATCATCACAGTGTTTTTCACCTACACAACTCATGCCAATATCACGGTTCCTTCGTGGGTGGATAATACAATTGGGTTGGTCTTTGTAACTCCTAACATGCACAAGTTTCATCATCATTTTGAGCGCCCTTGGACCGATAGCAATTATGGCAATATCTTTTCTATTTGGGACCGAATATTTGGCACATTGGTTATCGGAGATCCAAAGCAAGTAAAGTATGGTCTCGATGTATTAGACGATTCTACTTCGGGCGATTTAGGGTATCAATTTAAGGTGCCTTTTAATAAGAAGATCAAGACCGATTACTAA
- a CDS encoding SulP family inorganic anion transporter has translation MIFSHIKRDFASSIVVFLVALPLCLGIALASGVPLFSGLISGIIGGIIIGSLSQSSTSVSGPAAGLVVIVLNALDTLGTIEGFMLAVVIAGVLQLILGFAKAGVIGLYFPSAVIKGMLAAIGLILILKQIPHLIGFDNDAFGEMEFLQRDGSNTFTGILDAIDNMQVGSAIIGFVSLALMFIWATPTLKKIPVLKDIPGGVLVVVIGVFVNLLFESFIPELAIDATHLVSLPIINDFTELKSEMIHPDWSMFTNLDVYIVAVTLAIVASLETLLSLEAADRLDPEKRHSPQNSELKAQGIGNILSGLIGGLPITAVIVRSSTNIEAGAKTKLSAILHGIFLLVAVALIPGVMEMIPLASLAGILIYVGFKLTKPSIYKSYLKMGNKQFIPFIVTVVSIMFTDLLIGILIGMSIGIFYIIRSNYHTPYTYMDETGKDGKTDQIRIGLSEHVSFLNKADLRTTLDRIPDNSIVVLDGSRTKQIDHDALEVIHEFIDTAPKREIMVESIDIPLLE, from the coding sequence ATGATTTTTTCTCACATTAAGCGAGATTTCGCTTCATCCATTGTAGTTTTTTTAGTCGCTCTCCCACTCTGTTTGGGAATTGCCTTGGCATCTGGCGTCCCTCTTTTTTCAGGATTAATTTCAGGTATCATTGGTGGAATAATCATTGGCTCCTTGAGTCAATCTTCTACCAGTGTTAGTGGACCCGCAGCAGGACTAGTTGTGATCGTTTTAAATGCCCTCGATACGCTTGGAACAATAGAAGGGTTTATGCTTGCCGTAGTTATAGCGGGAGTTTTACAGTTGATTTTAGGCTTCGCAAAGGCAGGTGTTATCGGACTATATTTCCCTTCTGCAGTGATCAAGGGCATGCTTGCCGCCATCGGTCTCATACTGATTCTCAAGCAAATTCCTCACCTGATCGGATTTGATAATGACGCTTTCGGGGAAATGGAGTTCTTACAGCGCGATGGTAGCAATACGTTCACAGGGATACTCGACGCCATCGATAATATGCAAGTAGGGAGTGCCATCATCGGCTTTGTTTCCTTGGCGCTTATGTTTATCTGGGCCACTCCTACTTTGAAAAAGATTCCCGTTCTAAAGGATATTCCCGGTGGTGTATTGGTAGTGGTTATTGGCGTTTTTGTCAATTTGTTATTCGAAAGTTTCATTCCCGAACTAGCCATTGATGCAACACATCTGGTCTCATTACCAATAATCAATGATTTTACCGAGCTAAAGAGTGAAATGATCCATCCCGATTGGTCTATGTTTACCAATCTCGATGTCTATATCGTTGCAGTCACTCTGGCTATTGTAGCTAGTTTGGAAACACTCTTGAGTTTGGAAGCGGCTGATAGATTAGATCCTGAAAAAAGACATTCACCTCAAAACAGCGAATTGAAAGCTCAAGGTATAGGTAATATATTAAGTGGACTGATCGGTGGGCTCCCAATTACGGCTGTAATAGTTAGGAGTTCTACCAACATTGAAGCCGGAGCAAAAACGAAGCTCTCTGCCATATTACACGGAATATTTCTTTTAGTGGCAGTAGCACTCATCCCGGGAGTGATGGAGATGATACCACTTGCTTCACTGGCAGGGATATTAATCTACGTCGGATTTAAATTGACGAAACCATCCATTTACAAGAGTTATCTCAAAATGGGTAATAAGCAGTTTATTCCTTTTATCGTTACTGTAGTTTCCATCATGTTTACAGATCTCTTGATCGGAATTCTAATCGGGATGAGCATTGGAATATTTTACATTATACGCAGCAATTACCATACACCGTACACTTATATGGACGAAACCGGTAAAGACGGCAAAACTGATCAAATAAGAATAGGGCTGAGTGAACACGTATCCTTCTTAAACAAAGCGGATTTGAGAACAACTCTGGACAGGATTCCCGATAACAGTATTGTAGTTTTGGATGGATCCAGAACGAAGCAAATAGATCATGATGCGCTTGAAGTCATCCATGAATTTATTGACACTGCTCCAAAGCGAGAAATAATGGTGGAGAGCATTGATATTCCTTTGCTAGAATGA